GCCTGGTGGAAGCGGTTGAAGATGTGAGGCAGCTCCGAGGCCGGGATGCCCTCGCCGGTGTCGCGGACGGTGATCCGGACGGTGCCCGTCACGGCTTCCACCGCCACGCGGATCTTGCCGCCGGCGGCGGTGAATTTAAAGGCGTTCGAGAGCAGGTTGTAGACGATCTTCTCGAGCTTGTCCCGGTCGAAGTACACCTCGATGCCCTCGGGACCGGCCTCGAGCAGGAGCGACTTGCCCTCCCGTTCGGCGCGGGAGGCGAAGGAGAGGGTGAGGGCGCGGAGGAAAGCGACGAGGTCGCCGGCGCGGGCCTCCAGGCGGAGGCCGCCGGCCTCGAGCCGGGCGAGGTCCAGCAGCTGGTTGATGAGCCGGTGGAGCCGGTCGGCCGCGCGGAGCATGGGGCCGAGCTGGTCCCGAAGGC
This portion of the Rhodothermales bacterium genome encodes:
- a CDS encoding ATP-binding protein, which translates into the protein MAMAAVLEKTAIERTRTEATASLQTRFFVNLSHEFRTPLTLLLGPIRDALAGAYGELNPRLRDQLGPMLRAADRLHRLINQLLDLARLEAGGLRLEARAGDLVAFLRALTLSFASRAEREGKSLLLEAGPEGIEVYFDRDKLEKIVYNLLSNAFKFTAAGGKIRVAVEAVTGTVRITVRDTGEGIPASELPHIFNRFHQA